From Sphaerochaeta sp., a single genomic window includes:
- a CDS encoding GNAT family N-acetyltransferase yields the protein MHTTPTIHFREAVREDIPLILDFVKRLAIYEHLEDQVTATPALYEQWIFNQKVAQVRFAVADGKEVGFILYFHNYSTWLGKGGIYLEDLFVLPEYRGRGIGKALLTHLASIAVEEGCGRMEWSCLDWNEPSIRFYRSLGAVPMEEWTVYRLTGDALQKLGSQQ from the coding sequence ATGCATACAACCCCGACAATCCATTTCAGGGAGGCGGTCCGGGAGGACATCCCGTTGATCCTCGATTTCGTCAAACGTCTTGCCATCTACGAGCATCTGGAAGACCAGGTGACGGCCACCCCTGCGCTCTATGAACAATGGATATTCAACCAGAAGGTCGCCCAGGTGCGGTTCGCCGTGGCCGATGGCAAGGAAGTGGGATTCATCCTGTACTTCCACAACTACTCCACCTGGTTGGGGAAAGGGGGAATCTACCTGGAAGACCTGTTCGTCCTGCCGGAATACCGGGGACGGGGGATCGGGAAAGCGCTTCTCACCCACCTGGCGTCCATCGCCGTGGAGGAAGGATGCGGCAGGATGGAATGGAGCTGTCTGGACTGGAACGAACCAAGCATCCGCTTCTATCGCTCGCTGGGGGCCGTCCCGATGGAAGAATGGACGGTGTACCGGCTGACCGGAGACGCCCTTCAGAAGTTGGGAAGCCAGCAATAA
- a CDS encoding sugar ABC transporter ATP-binding protein, producing MEEQFLRSEQLNKYFGITHAVKDVSLGFHRGQIHGLIGENGSGKSTFCSMLCGIYSISSGKFVMNENELTVKSQVEANRSGVSIIVQEMGTLSGLTVAENIFLGEEDRFMHGIIKNTAEMNKEAQRLLDSYGFSRIKAPVMIDHYSFEDRKLVEIVKATYFNPQVVVVDETTTALSQEGRKELFKVMERIKAQGNTVIFISHDLSEVLEHTDCISILRDGELVGTVDSKDVTVDDLKRMMVGRELGGRYYRTDYGEPVSSDPVLIASHVSVPGQLQDISFTLHKGEILGVGGLSECGIHELGKAVFGASYGRTGSVTLGNGVAITSIPQAIKSSIAYASKDRDNESVVLADTIGENICLPSLDKLASHHLLSRKKMRSFAQKHATLMSVKMTGIDQYVSDLSGGNKQKVVLARWLGRGSDILVLDSPTRGIDVKVKADIYALISDLKKQGKSIIMISEEIPELLGMSDRILIMKDGRINGEFLRSQKLGEEDLIAKMV from the coding sequence ATGGAAGAACAGTTTCTGCGATCAGAACAGCTGAACAAATATTTTGGCATCACCCATGCTGTCAAGGATGTCTCCTTAGGATTCCACCGTGGCCAGATCCATGGCTTGATCGGTGAGAACGGCTCGGGCAAGTCGACCTTCTGCTCGATGCTCTGCGGCATCTACTCCATCTCCAGCGGCAAGTTCGTGATGAATGAAAATGAATTGACCGTCAAATCCCAGGTTGAGGCGAACCGAAGCGGCGTGTCGATCATCGTCCAGGAGATGGGCACGCTCTCCGGCCTGACCGTGGCGGAGAACATCTTCCTCGGCGAGGAAGACCGATTCATGCACGGCATCATCAAGAACACCGCCGAGATGAACAAGGAAGCGCAACGCCTGCTGGATTCCTACGGATTTTCCCGGATCAAAGCTCCGGTGATGATCGACCACTACAGTTTCGAGGACCGCAAGCTGGTTGAAATCGTCAAGGCGACGTACTTCAACCCCCAGGTGGTCGTGGTGGATGAGACCACGACGGCGTTGAGCCAGGAAGGCCGGAAGGAGTTGTTCAAGGTGATGGAGCGGATCAAAGCGCAAGGCAACACCGTCATCTTCATCTCCCACGACCTCAGCGAAGTATTGGAACACACCGACTGCATCTCCATCCTCCGGGACGGAGAGCTGGTAGGCACGGTGGATAGCAAGGATGTGACGGTGGACGACCTGAAACGGATGATGGTCGGCCGGGAACTGGGTGGACGGTACTACCGGACCGATTACGGTGAGCCGGTCTCTTCCGATCCGGTGCTCATCGCTTCCCATGTCTCTGTCCCGGGACAGCTCCAGGACATCTCGTTCACCCTGCACAAAGGGGAGATCCTGGGAGTCGGAGGCTTGTCCGAGTGCGGCATCCATGAACTGGGCAAGGCGGTATTCGGCGCCTCCTACGGAAGGACAGGATCGGTCACGCTGGGAAACGGTGTGGCCATCACCTCAATCCCCCAGGCGATCAAGAGCAGCATCGCTTATGCGTCCAAGGACCGTGACAACGAGTCTGTGGTGCTGGCCGACACGATTGGCGAGAACATCTGTCTTCCTTCGCTGGACAAGCTGGCGTCCCACCACCTGCTCAGCCGGAAGAAGATGCGTTCGTTCGCCCAAAAACACGCCACGCTGATGAGCGTCAAGATGACCGGCATCGACCAGTATGTCTCCGATCTTTCCGGCGGAAACAAACAGAAAGTCGTTTTGGCCCGTTGGCTTGGCAGGGGCTCGGACATTCTGGTGCTGGACAGCCCGACACGGGGCATCGACGTCAAGGTCAAGGCGGACATCTACGCATTGATCTCCGACCTGAAGAAACAAGGGAAGTCGATCATCATGATTTCCGAAGAGATTCCGGAACTGCTGGGGATGAGCGACCGCATCCTGATCATGAAGGATGGAAGGATCAACGGGGAATTCCTCAGATCCCAGAAGCTTGGCGAAGAAGATCTGATCGCCAAGATGGTGTAA
- a CDS encoding ABC transporter permease: protein MNDAMNRFQKNRFFGLIVLVAMAVLFWAFFKILSPSNFGTGKLLVSYLQTSIQYAVGGCGLYFIVVMGLFDFSIGANIVLSSLVGVLLSRQFGYWGLVLGCLICGTLIGAFNGVLYSKLRIPSMIVTVGLMLVLESVANYVVALDTSGFPGKLTSPNILALNHAPWNYIVAGLAFLSVVFILRYTKIGTYCNAIGSNEYVAKNMGIDVEKYKFIGFVLLHFFVGVMALLTVSYGKGMQAVTGMSSMDRNFKPLMGTFFGIAFKKYGYPVTAIVIGEFIITMIFNGLVALNVPTTINDFVTGAVLLIIVTLTNRGRIGSVVK from the coding sequence ATGAACGATGCAATGAACAGATTCCAGAAAAACAGATTCTTCGGCCTGATCGTGCTGGTCGCCATGGCCGTTCTGTTCTGGGCGTTTTTCAAAATCCTCTCCCCTTCCAACTTCGGAACGGGAAAGCTGTTGGTAAGTTACCTGCAGACCAGCATCCAGTACGCCGTAGGAGGCTGCGGTCTGTACTTCATCGTCGTGATGGGGTTGTTTGACTTCAGCATCGGCGCGAACATCGTCCTCTCCTCCCTGGTCGGCGTCCTGCTTTCCCGGCAGTTCGGCTACTGGGGCTTGGTGCTGGGATGCCTGATCTGCGGCACGTTGATCGGAGCGTTCAACGGCGTGCTGTACTCCAAGTTGCGCATCCCTTCGATGATCGTCACCGTCGGCCTGATGCTGGTGCTGGAAAGCGTCGCCAACTACGTGGTGGCGCTGGACACCTCCGGATTCCCTGGAAAACTGACCAGTCCGAACATCCTGGCGCTGAACCATGCGCCCTGGAACTACATCGTCGCAGGCCTGGCGTTTCTTTCCGTGGTGTTCATTTTGCGGTACACCAAAATCGGGACGTACTGCAACGCCATCGGGAGTAATGAGTATGTGGCGAAGAACATGGGCATCGACGTGGAGAAGTACAAGTTCATCGGATTCGTCCTGCTCCACTTCTTCGTCGGCGTGATGGCGCTTCTGACCGTCAGCTACGGCAAAGGCATGCAGGCGGTTACCGGCATGTCTTCCATGGACCGGAACTTCAAACCCCTGATGGGTACGTTCTTCGGTATCGCCTTCAAGAAATACGGGTACCCGGTGACGGCGATCGTCATCGGAGAGTTCATCATCACGATGATCTTCAACGGACTGGTGGCGTTGAACGTTCCGACGACGATCAACGACTTCGTCACCGGTGCGGTGCTCCTGATCATCGTCACCCTGACCAACCGCGGCCGGATCGGCAGCGTGGTGAAATAG
- a CDS encoding MetQ/NlpA family ABC transporter substrate-binding protein, with translation MRSTKKVLVTLLITAVLASAALFANGAKETSSPTTTKQIRIGVSPGPYGDMVKQAIAPYLEKQGYTVSVVQFSDWVQPDQALNNGEIEANLMQHTVYLNAFSKANNLDLAAVIIVPTAGAGVFSHVYTSLDQLKTGDQVAIASDVTNLARSLGILARFGVITLKDGIDPTKVSLSDIASNPKNLKFQTLDGAQISRSLDSVAIGIVPGNYAIAAGLDFTKALAIEKLAEGYKNVVAVRTPDVDSQLGRDLKAAVESEDFYNAITKPGSIFNSFDRPQWWVDKYGEGK, from the coding sequence ATGCGTTCCACAAAAAAAGTTCTTGTAACACTTCTCATCACGGCAGTGCTGGCATCCGCCGCGCTGTTCGCTAACGGGGCGAAGGAAACATCCTCGCCGACCACCACGAAACAGATCCGCATCGGGGTCAGCCCCGGGCCCTATGGAGACATGGTCAAACAGGCCATCGCGCCGTACCTGGAGAAACAGGGCTACACCGTCTCCGTCGTCCAGTTCTCCGACTGGGTACAGCCGGACCAGGCGTTGAACAACGGGGAGATCGAGGCGAACTTGATGCAGCACACCGTCTACCTGAACGCGTTCTCCAAGGCGAACAACCTGGACCTCGCCGCGGTGATCATCGTTCCGACGGCCGGTGCCGGCGTATTCAGCCACGTCTACACCTCGTTGGACCAGCTGAAGACCGGTGACCAGGTGGCCATCGCCAGTGACGTGACCAACCTGGCCCGCAGCCTTGGCATCCTTGCCCGCTTCGGCGTCATCACGCTGAAGGACGGCATTGATCCCACCAAGGTGTCCCTCTCCGACATCGCCTCCAACCCGAAGAACCTGAAGTTCCAGACGCTTGACGGCGCCCAGATCTCCCGGAGCTTGGACAGCGTGGCCATCGGCATCGTGCCGGGCAACTACGCCATCGCCGCCGGTCTTGATTTCACCAAGGCACTGGCCATCGAAAAGCTTGCCGAAGGGTACAAGAACGTCGTCGCCGTCCGGACCCCGGATGTGGATTCCCAGCTGGGACGTGACCTGAAGGCCGCCGTTGAGTCGGAGGACTTCTACAACGCCATCACCAAACCGGGCAGTATCTTCAACTCGTTCGACCGGCCGCAGTGGTGGGTTGACAAGTACGGCGAGGGCAAATAA
- a CDS encoding iron-containing alcohol dehydrogenase family protein produces the protein MEYPVLRIQPGPDNYYCHAGAINHLYDFFSKEQLSRALWIHGKRSGEAVGPYLPKEVSDGYLLEGHCTHETVDALTARAKAADLVIGTGGGTVLDTAKALSIASGKPFVSIPTIAATCAGWTPLSVWYTPQGKALGYELFPHGAFLVLVDPQIILDAPSVYLQAGVADTIAKWYEARILSEGRPILPLTAELGVLTAKRIVEVLLEEGPAAFKAQKDGKLDPVFIKIVDAVIAGGGLVGGLGEKYTRVAAAHALHNGMSVLPETHDKLHGLKVAYGVLVQAVLMNDEDELIKLRKKFLTMGLPTSFRDLGVDPTDEAKIDKVVAASLAPHESMHLLPFPVDAKMVKDAIAKVESLSTKEA, from the coding sequence ATGGAATATCCTGTACTTCGCATTCAACCCGGCCCGGACAACTACTACTGCCACGCCGGCGCCATCAATCATCTGTATGACTTCTTCAGCAAGGAACAACTCTCCCGCGCCCTGTGGATCCATGGGAAGCGTTCAGGAGAGGCGGTGGGCCCGTATCTCCCCAAGGAGGTGTCCGACGGATACCTTCTGGAAGGGCACTGCACCCACGAGACGGTGGATGCCCTGACAGCCCGGGCCAAAGCCGCTGACCTGGTCATCGGTACCGGCGGCGGTACGGTGCTGGACACGGCCAAAGCGTTGTCCATCGCATCCGGCAAGCCGTTCGTCTCCATTCCGACCATCGCGGCGACCTGCGCGGGATGGACTCCGCTGTCCGTCTGGTACACCCCCCAAGGCAAGGCGCTTGGGTACGAATTGTTTCCCCATGGTGCTTTCCTCGTCCTGGTCGATCCCCAGATCATCCTGGACGCACCGTCCGTCTATCTGCAGGCTGGGGTGGCCGACACCATCGCCAAGTGGTACGAAGCGCGGATCCTCTCCGAAGGAAGACCCATTCTTCCCCTTACCGCAGAGCTGGGCGTGCTGACGGCCAAGCGGATCGTCGAGGTGCTCCTTGAGGAAGGCCCCGCCGCCTTCAAAGCGCAGAAGGATGGCAAGCTGGATCCGGTGTTCATCAAGATCGTTGACGCCGTCATCGCCGGCGGCGGACTGGTCGGAGGACTGGGGGAGAAGTACACCCGGGTCGCCGCCGCCCACGCGCTGCACAACGGTATGTCGGTCCTGCCGGAAACCCATGACAAGCTGCATGGCCTGAAGGTCGCTTACGGCGTTCTGGTCCAGGCGGTGCTGATGAACGATGAAGACGAACTGATCAAGCTCCGCAAGAAGTTCCTGACGATGGGGCTTCCCACTTCGTTCCGGGACCTTGGGGTGGATCCGACGGACGAAGCGAAAATTGACAAGGTGGTGGCGGCTTCTCTGGCTCCCCACGAATCGATGCATCTGCTTCCGTTCCCGGTGGACGCGAAGATGGTAAAGGATGCCATCGCGAAGGTGGAGTCCCTCTCCACCAAGGAGGCGTGA
- a CDS encoding ABC transporter permease, with amino-acid sequence MEQTWEILEQYLGKATWETFEMVLLSMLFSLIFGTALGLLLYLTEHPLLTPNKTANAIAGAVVNVIRSVPFVILLVVLIPLTRWITGTTIGPIAATVPLTFSSTAFLARLVEGAFSEIDKGVIESSVVTGAPLPLIVRDVLFVEARPGLVRAITVTFISLIGYSAMAGIVGGGGIGDLAIQFGYYRYETGVMVVTVVLLVIVVQLAQLIGDRVARIFTR; translated from the coding sequence ATGGAACAGACATGGGAAATTCTGGAACAGTACCTGGGGAAAGCGACGTGGGAAACCTTTGAGATGGTGCTTCTCTCCATGCTTTTCTCCCTCATCTTCGGTACAGCCCTTGGACTGTTGTTGTACCTGACGGAGCATCCGCTCCTCACGCCGAACAAGACGGCAAACGCCATCGCCGGAGCGGTGGTCAATGTGATCCGCTCCGTTCCGTTCGTCATCCTCCTCGTTGTATTGATCCCTCTGACCCGGTGGATCACCGGGACGACGATCGGACCAATCGCCGCGACGGTTCCGTTGACGTTCTCTTCCACGGCGTTTTTGGCTCGTCTGGTGGAAGGCGCGTTCTCCGAGATTGACAAAGGGGTCATCGAATCCTCCGTCGTCACCGGAGCCCCGCTCCCGTTGATCGTCCGTGACGTCCTGTTCGTGGAAGCCCGACCCGGTTTGGTACGTGCCATCACGGTGACGTTCATCAGCCTGATCGGCTACTCCGCCATGGCGGGCATCGTCGGTGGCGGCGGCATCGGGGACCTGGCCATCCAGTTCGGATACTACCGCTATGAGACCGGCGTGATGGTGGTCACCGTGGTGCTGCTTGTCATCGTCGTGCAACTGGCCCAGCTCATCGGGGACCGCGTGGCGCGGATCTTCACCCGTTGA
- a CDS encoding ATP-binding cassette domain-containing protein, which translates to MRHIPIIELRDISVSFPLDGGKELHAVSHVSLTVEKGEIFGIVGQSGAGKSTLVRVINLLQRPTSGNVIIDGQDITSYSGTALAEERKRMGMIFQHFNLIGGSTVGENVAFNLKAGGWKKAEIPGRVKELLQLVGLGDKEKAYPSQLSGGQKQRVAIARALANNPEILLCDEATSALDAETTEEIVSILREINRKMHLTIVFITHQLEVAERLFDRVAVMDHGSVIETGDTYTIFTAPQHETVRRLVSKVADIDVPVLPPLAGDEQLVKLTYRGENAYQAIISDVVKSFDITLSILHGKIEYITGKPYGVLLVSLKGSEQARADALRYLEEHASSVQRVSAKEAD; encoded by the coding sequence ATGCGGCACATCCCCATCATCGAGTTGCGTGACATCAGCGTCTCCTTTCCTCTTGACGGGGGAAAGGAGCTTCACGCTGTCTCTCACGTCAGCCTGACGGTGGAGAAGGGGGAGATTTTTGGAATCGTAGGCCAGAGCGGGGCGGGCAAGAGCACGCTGGTGCGGGTGATCAACCTGCTGCAGCGCCCCACCTCCGGCAATGTGATCATTGATGGCCAGGACATCACCTCCTACAGCGGAACGGCGTTGGCCGAAGAACGCAAACGGATGGGAATGATCTTCCAGCACTTCAATCTGATCGGTGGCTCGACCGTCGGGGAGAACGTCGCGTTCAACCTGAAGGCCGGTGGCTGGAAGAAAGCCGAAATCCCCGGCCGGGTGAAGGAACTGCTCCAGCTGGTCGGGTTGGGGGACAAGGAAAAAGCGTATCCGTCCCAGCTGTCCGGTGGACAGAAACAGCGGGTGGCCATCGCCCGTGCCCTGGCAAACAATCCGGAGATTCTCCTCTGTGACGAGGCGACCAGCGCGCTGGACGCCGAAACGACCGAAGAGATCGTCTCCATCCTCCGGGAGATCAACCGGAAGATGCACCTGACCATCGTGTTCATCACCCACCAGCTGGAAGTGGCCGAACGGCTGTTCGACCGCGTCGCCGTGATGGACCACGGCTCGGTGATCGAAACAGGGGACACCTACACGATCTTCACCGCTCCGCAGCATGAAACGGTGCGGCGGTTGGTCTCCAAAGTTGCGGACATCGACGTACCGGTGCTGCCACCCCTTGCAGGGGACGAACAGCTGGTCAAACTGACCTACCGCGGCGAGAACGCCTATCAGGCGATCATCAGCGACGTGGTCAAATCATTCGACATCACCCTGTCCATCCTCCATGGGAAGATCGAGTACATCACCGGCAAGCCGTACGGTGTGCTCCTCGTCTCCCTGAAAGGATCGGAGCAGGCCAGGGCCGACGCGCTGCGGTATTTGGAGGAGCATGCTTCTTCCGTACAGCGTGTGTCCGCCAAGGAGGCGGATTGA
- a CDS encoding aminotransferase class I/II-fold pyridoxal phosphate-dependent enzyme encodes MPGTSKKTKGFTESVIRRMTRVANQWGSINLSQGYPDFDPPDQLKEALAKAAYAGPHQYAITWGAENFRIALAAKQKHFMGIDIDPATQIAVTCGSTEAMMASVLSVVDPGDKVIVFSPFYENYGADAILSGADPIYVPLTPPDFSFDPEVLEDAFRQHPKALILCNPGNPTGKVFTRSELEIIATLAKKYDTWVITDEVYEHIVYQPGEHVYFASLPGMAERTLSCSSLSKTYSITGWRLGYVLGPAEAISAVRKVHDFLTVGAAAPLQEAAVSGLKLPWSYYDELRDLYTEKRNLFLSYLDQAHLVYTKPQGAYYVMVDISEFDATDDTRFCEWMAKEAGVAAVPGSSFFREPVHHLIRFHFAKKDETLRAAGEKILRLRDVWKEKGYDKH; translated from the coding sequence ATGCCAGGTACCAGTAAGAAAACCAAAGGATTCACCGAATCGGTCATCCGCCGGATGACCCGTGTCGCCAATCAATGGGGGAGCATCAACCTCTCCCAAGGATATCCCGATTTTGATCCTCCCGACCAATTGAAGGAAGCGTTGGCCAAGGCCGCCTATGCCGGCCCCCACCAGTACGCCATCACCTGGGGCGCGGAGAACTTCCGCATTGCCTTGGCGGCGAAGCAGAAGCACTTCATGGGCATCGACATCGACCCGGCCACCCAGATCGCCGTCACCTGCGGTTCCACCGAAGCGATGATGGCTTCCGTCCTGTCCGTCGTTGATCCCGGAGACAAGGTGATCGTCTTCTCCCCTTTCTACGAGAACTACGGGGCGGACGCCATCCTCAGCGGAGCCGATCCGATCTACGTGCCGCTCACCCCACCGGATTTCAGCTTTGATCCCGAGGTGCTGGAAGACGCGTTCCGCCAGCACCCCAAGGCCTTGATCCTCTGTAATCCCGGCAACCCCACCGGCAAGGTGTTCACCCGTTCGGAGCTTGAGATCATCGCAACGCTGGCCAAGAAGTACGATACCTGGGTGATCACCGACGAGGTGTACGAACACATCGTCTACCAGCCCGGTGAGCATGTGTACTTCGCTTCCCTTCCCGGGATGGCCGAACGGACATTGAGCTGCAGTTCCCTGTCCAAGACCTATTCCATCACCGGATGGCGTCTTGGGTACGTCCTCGGTCCAGCCGAAGCCATCTCCGCCGTGCGGAAAGTCCATGACTTCCTCACCGTCGGTGCGGCCGCGCCACTGCAGGAAGCTGCCGTCTCTGGTCTGAAGCTTCCTTGGTCGTACTACGACGAGTTGCGTGACCTGTACACCGAAAAGCGTAACCTGTTTCTGTCCTATCTGGACCAGGCACACCTGGTGTACACCAAGCCGCAGGGGGCGTACTACGTGATGGTGGACATCAGCGAGTTCGACGCCACCGACGATACCCGTTTCTGCGAGTGGATGGCCAAGGAAGCAGGGGTCGCCGCTGTTCCGGGATCCAGTTTCTTCCGTGAGCCGGTTCACCATTTGATCCGCTTCCACTTTGCCAAGAAGGACGAGACGCTTCGCGCCGCCGGCGAGAAGATTCTCCGTCTGAGGGATGTCTGGAAGGAAAAAGGATACGACAAGCATTGA
- a CDS encoding ABC transporter permease → MTEHTRNTATNEMKVKWWELPWLRSFMPLFGFIAIIVVFSILTDGKIIRPRNINLMLSQVYVLMIASMGVFMIMTVGGIDFSQGSILGLSSIIFCWVSQRSIGLGILAAVAAGAAMGSFNGLFHVKFKIASFIVTICTMYLFRGLCKYITTSGPVPASVDVVALNQTWLKVLLTIVVLSIGFFILHFTRVGHDLHAIGAGETAARFSGCRPDLTKFLVFTASGAITGFASFINVIKVGSITGTAGSQLETQILIALVLGGMPISGGAKSRFSNIIIGTLTYSVLEKSLPMIFPVSATQQLVKGIVFLIVVALTIDRKSLRVIK, encoded by the coding sequence ATGACGGAACATACACGCAATACCGCAACCAATGAGATGAAAGTGAAGTGGTGGGAGCTTCCCTGGCTGAGAAGCTTCATGCCGCTGTTCGGATTCATCGCCATCATCGTGGTCTTCTCCATCCTGACGGACGGGAAAATCATTCGGCCGAGGAACATCAATCTGATGCTCAGCCAGGTGTACGTCCTGATGATCGCCTCGATGGGAGTCTTCATGATCATGACGGTGGGAGGCATCGACTTCTCCCAAGGTTCGATCCTCGGACTCTCCTCCATCATCTTCTGCTGGGTTTCCCAGCGGAGCATCGGACTGGGAATCCTCGCCGCTGTGGCGGCGGGAGCCGCCATGGGCTCCTTCAACGGGCTGTTCCACGTGAAGTTCAAGATCGCCTCGTTCATCGTGACGATCTGTACGATGTACCTGTTCCGCGGACTGTGCAAGTACATCACCACCAGCGGACCGGTACCGGCCAGCGTGGACGTGGTGGCACTCAACCAGACATGGCTGAAAGTACTGCTCACCATCGTTGTGCTGTCCATCGGCTTCTTTATCTTGCATTTCACCCGGGTCGGGCATGACCTCCATGCCATTGGAGCGGGAGAAACGGCGGCGCGGTTCTCCGGATGTCGCCCGGATCTCACCAAGTTTCTGGTCTTCACCGCATCTGGAGCCATCACGGGCTTTGCATCGTTCATCAACGTGATCAAGGTAGGCTCCATCACCGGTACGGCCGGAAGCCAGTTGGAAACGCAGATCCTCATCGCCCTGGTGCTTGGAGGCATGCCCATTTCCGGTGGCGCCAAGTCGCGGTTCTCCAACATCATCATCGGAACGCTCACCTACTCTGTCCTGGAGAAGAGCCTGCCGATGATCTTCCCCGTCTCCGCCACCCAGCAGTTGGTCAAAGGCATCGTCTTCCTGATCGTCGTCGCCTTGACCATCGACCGGAAGTCGCTTCGGGTGATCAAATAG
- a CDS encoding transcriptional repressor — MRQTRQKRLVLEIVTTRRDHPTADQVFLDARAKDGKISRGTVYRNLSQLTDLGLIRHLYSPVADRYDWRLEPHYHLVCTSCGSVTDADIPYDKGLDANAEQLSGYQITQHCTTFEGICPECQKKQKPEH; from the coding sequence ATGCGGCAAACGAGACAGAAACGGCTGGTACTGGAGATCGTCACCACACGCAGGGATCATCCGACAGCTGACCAGGTGTTCCTGGATGCACGTGCGAAGGATGGGAAGATCAGCCGTGGGACGGTGTACCGGAATCTCAGCCAGCTGACCGACCTTGGGTTGATCAGGCACCTGTACAGCCCGGTGGCCGACCGGTATGACTGGCGGCTGGAACCCCACTACCACCTGGTGTGCACCTCTTGCGGCTCGGTCACCGACGCCGACATTCCGTACGACAAGGGGCTGGATGCAAACGCCGAGCAGCTCAGCGGTTACCAGATCACCCAGCACTGCACCACATTCGAAGGCATCTGCCCGGAGTGTCAGAAGAAGCAGAAACCGGAACACTGA
- a CDS encoding sugar ABC transporter substrate-binding protein → MKKVGLLVLCVLLACSFVFANGQGEKSSAAAKKPLIGVSIWSSTDTLGSQCKLILDAAAKALDVDIMYVDQGHISEQVTASAETLSAAGCDGIIICNSASAEMTSVINTCTENKVYVAQFFRAINQKDNPNEYALALKSPYYVGTVHENEIDNGKNLVKILCDKGARKIALEAWEAGDATFLLRWQGYKAGIEAWNKEHPNDKAVLLDPQYGGTTSDTGRATAEAIINANPDIDALIVAGGGGDTLVGALAAIDSMGLKGKIKVVSTDFLADLDKQLATGGMAAESGGHYCDPLFAFMLVYNTIKGNYKTSTNSFYEINFPYLYVSSPEDYAAYAKYFVDDLPYNADELREMATLSVEDLTKKAASLSIQDVQSRRSGK, encoded by the coding sequence ATGAAAAAGGTAGGATTGTTGGTACTTTGCGTACTGCTCGCCTGTTCCTTCGTGTTCGCGAATGGACAAGGAGAGAAAAGCAGCGCGGCAGCGAAGAAACCGTTGATCGGCGTCTCCATCTGGAGTTCGACCGATACGTTGGGCAGCCAGTGCAAGTTGATCCTTGACGCTGCGGCAAAGGCATTGGACGTTGACATCATGTATGTCGACCAGGGACATATTTCCGAACAGGTCACCGCGTCGGCGGAAACGCTCAGCGCGGCGGGATGCGACGGCATCATCATCTGCAACTCGGCATCCGCAGAGATGACGTCGGTCATCAACACCTGCACGGAGAACAAGGTGTACGTCGCCCAGTTCTTCCGGGCCATCAACCAGAAAGACAACCCCAACGAATACGCGCTTGCCTTGAAGTCTCCGTACTACGTCGGCACGGTGCATGAGAACGAGATCGACAACGGCAAGAACCTTGTCAAGATCCTCTGCGACAAGGGAGCGAGGAAGATCGCTCTGGAAGCGTGGGAAGCGGGTGACGCGACGTTCCTGCTCCGCTGGCAGGGTTACAAGGCCGGTATCGAAGCCTGGAACAAAGAGCATCCCAATGACAAAGCGGTTCTGCTTGATCCGCAGTACGGCGGCACCACCTCTGATACGGGCAGAGCCACGGCGGAAGCCATCATCAACGCCAATCCGGACATCGACGCCCTGATCGTCGCTGGTGGCGGCGGGGACACGCTGGTCGGAGCATTGGCAGCCATCGATTCGATGGGGCTGAAGGGAAAGATCAAAGTCGTTTCCACCGACTTCCTGGCCGACCTGGACAAACAGCTGGCCACCGGTGGCATGGCCGCGGAGTCCGGCGGGCACTACTGCGATCCGCTGTTCGCGTTCATGCTGGTGTACAACACCATCAAGGGAAACTACAAGACATCGACCAATTCGTTCTACGAGATCAACTTCCCGTACCTGTACGTCTCCTCTCCTGAGGATTACGCCGCGTACGCCAAGTACTTCGTCGATGATCTTCCGTACAATGCGGACGAGCTTCGCGAGATGGCCACGCTCAGCGTGGAGGATCTGACCAAGAAGGCTGCTTCGCTGTCCATCCAGGACGTGCAGAGCCGCCGCAGTGGCAAATAA